One genomic region from Microbacterium sp. BK668 encodes:
- a CDS encoding MoxR family ATPase produces the protein MTDATRMQEHTLAPDQLRDAMNRLRLEVGKAVVGQDGTITGLLIALLSRGHVLLEGVPGVAKTLLVRAFATALGLDTKRIQFTPDLMPGDVSGSLVYDAKTGEFDFREGPVFTNILLADEINRTPPKTQAALLEAMEERQVSTDGVTRPLPDPFLVAATQNPIEHEGTYTLPEAQLDRFLLKLLVEVPARDAELAVLRRHASGFDPRDLGAAGLGQVVSPSEIRAAQRAAASVTVADDVLGYVVDLAQATRRSPSVQLGVSPRAATALLAASKAWAWLGGYPAITPDHVQTMIVPTWRHRIRLRPDAELEGVSVDAVLASVVQQTRVPI, from the coding sequence ATGACCGACGCCACCCGGATGCAGGAGCACACGCTCGCGCCCGATCAGCTCCGCGACGCGATGAACCGGCTGCGGCTCGAAGTCGGCAAGGCCGTCGTCGGACAGGACGGCACGATCACGGGCCTGCTCATCGCGCTCCTCTCCCGCGGCCACGTGCTGCTGGAGGGCGTGCCGGGCGTGGCGAAGACGCTCCTCGTCCGCGCATTCGCGACGGCGCTGGGCCTGGACACGAAGCGGATCCAGTTCACGCCCGACCTCATGCCCGGCGACGTCTCGGGCTCGCTCGTCTACGACGCGAAGACCGGCGAGTTCGACTTCCGCGAGGGCCCGGTCTTCACGAACATCCTGCTCGCCGACGAGATCAACCGGACACCGCCGAAGACGCAGGCCGCGCTCCTGGAGGCGATGGAGGAGCGGCAGGTCTCGACCGACGGCGTCACGCGGCCGCTTCCCGACCCGTTCCTCGTCGCCGCGACGCAGAACCCCATCGAGCACGAGGGCACGTACACGCTGCCCGAGGCTCAGCTCGACCGGTTCCTCCTCAAGCTCCTCGTCGAGGTGCCGGCGCGCGACGCCGAGCTCGCGGTGCTGCGGCGCCACGCGAGCGGCTTCGACCCCCGCGACCTCGGCGCCGCCGGTCTCGGACAGGTCGTGTCGCCCTCGGAGATCCGCGCGGCGCAGCGGGCCGCGGCATCCGTCACCGTCGCCGACGACGTGCTCGGCTATGTCGTCGACCTCGCGCAGGCCACGCGCCGAAGCCCGTCGGTGCAGCTCGGAGTGAGTCCCCGCGCAGCGACGGCGCTGCTCGCCGCGTCCAAGGCGTGGGCGTGGCTGGGCGGCTACCCCGCCATCACGCCGGACCACGTGCAGACGATGATCGTGCCGACGTGGCGGCACCGCATCAGGCTGCGGCCCGATGCCGAGCTCGAGGGCGTGTCGGTGGATGCGGTCCTGGCCTCCGTGGTCCAGCAGACCCGCGTCCCGATCTGA
- a CDS encoding DUF4350 domain-containing protein, which translates to MTVAAASVGTADGPAPETRSRRRGALGWIVIAVVILLVGGVGAALAGLSQWAARGVLDPESAGPDGARALVEVLREHGVEVVVARDRSSARDAALARDATLVLPDTPALSDGAVRDLAAAAADVVLIDPRSRTLRLLLPGARAAGFGAGERVQPRCDLGDAERAGAVLPGAVFATTSDDVTCYPSGDGWGLVVSDDGTRRVSAVDGRTLFVNESLAENGNAALGINLLGRHPIVVWYAPAPGDTDLTSGDPSLGELTPPWVSPMIVLLLVSAVAAGVWRGRRFGPLVPERLPVTVRVSETTEGRARLYARSRDAVHAADQLRLSALVRLARILGLGPAAGADEIADAAAGRLGWDRGAVRGILIDDLPRNDAQLVALRDRLRHLEEAVAQTVRPERNAP; encoded by the coding sequence ATGACCGTGGCCGCAGCGTCCGTCGGCACAGCCGACGGGCCGGCGCCCGAGACTCGGAGCCGCCGGCGCGGGGCCCTCGGCTGGATCGTCATCGCCGTCGTGATCCTCCTCGTCGGCGGGGTGGGCGCGGCCCTCGCGGGCCTGTCGCAGTGGGCGGCGCGCGGGGTCCTCGACCCGGAGTCGGCGGGGCCGGACGGCGCGCGCGCCCTCGTCGAGGTCCTGCGGGAGCACGGCGTCGAGGTCGTCGTCGCCCGGGACCGCTCCTCCGCTCGAGACGCGGCCCTCGCGCGGGACGCGACCCTCGTCCTTCCCGACACCCCCGCCCTGTCGGACGGCGCTGTCCGAGACCTCGCCGCCGCCGCCGCCGACGTCGTCCTCATCGATCCGCGGTCGCGGACGCTGCGGCTCCTCCTGCCCGGCGCCCGAGCCGCGGGCTTCGGCGCCGGCGAGCGCGTCCAGCCGCGCTGCGACCTCGGCGACGCCGAGCGCGCCGGCGCCGTGCTCCCGGGAGCGGTGTTCGCCACGACCTCCGACGACGTCACCTGCTACCCGTCCGGCGACGGCTGGGGCCTCGTCGTCTCCGATGACGGCACGCGCCGCGTCAGCGCGGTCGACGGGCGGACGCTCTTCGTGAACGAGTCCCTCGCCGAGAACGGCAACGCGGCGCTCGGGATCAACCTTCTCGGGCGTCACCCGATCGTCGTCTGGTACGCGCCCGCCCCCGGAGACACCGACCTCACCAGCGGCGACCCCTCGCTCGGCGAGCTCACACCGCCGTGGGTGAGCCCCATGATCGTCCTCCTGCTCGTCTCCGCCGTCGCCGCGGGGGTCTGGCGCGGCCGCCGGTTCGGGCCGCTCGTGCCCGAGCGCCTGCCCGTGACGGTGCGGGTCTCCGAGACGACCGAGGGCCGGGCGCGCCTGTACGCGCGCTCCCGCGACGCCGTCCACGCGGCCGATCAGCTGCGGCTGTCGGCTCTCGTGCGGCTCGCCCGGATCCTGGGACTCGGCCCCGCGGCCGGCGCGGACGAGATCGCGGATGCCGCGGCCGGCCGCCTCGGCTGGGACCGCGGCGCGGTGCGAGGCATCCTGATCGATGATCTGCCCCGGAACGACGCACAGCTCGTCGCGCTCCGCGACCGGCTCCGCCATCTCGAGGAGGCGGTCGCGCAGACCGTCCGCCCGGAAAGGAACGCTCCATGA
- a CDS encoding DUF4129 domain-containing protein — protein sequence MGLTGSIVRLADSVPPLTPDGDEARRWAEEELSKPVYAEAQPTLFDRIARAIADFVERLFATQLDGPWGSAAAIIAVLVVVVLLVAAFLVWGRPRATSRSRAAVAELFGEPESRSAAELRADAESRAARKEWDAAVVLRFRALARGLVERGAVENPPGATVHAFARSAGRVFPASAEALEDAAAGFDDVRYLRRPGNEELYRRVAAVDEVVARSRPRDLEQLGAGR from the coding sequence GTGGGCCTGACCGGTTCGATCGTCCGCCTGGCGGACTCCGTCCCGCCACTGACCCCGGACGGAGACGAGGCTCGGCGCTGGGCGGAGGAGGAGCTCTCGAAGCCGGTGTACGCGGAGGCGCAGCCGACCCTCTTCGACCGCATCGCGCGCGCGATCGCCGACTTCGTCGAGCGCCTCTTCGCCACGCAGCTGGACGGCCCGTGGGGATCGGCGGCCGCGATCATCGCCGTCCTCGTCGTAGTCGTCCTCCTCGTCGCGGCCTTCCTCGTGTGGGGACGTCCGCGCGCAACGTCGCGCTCGCGCGCCGCCGTCGCCGAGCTCTTCGGCGAGCCGGAGAGCCGTTCCGCGGCCGAGCTGCGAGCCGATGCGGAGAGCCGCGCCGCCCGGAAGGAGTGGGACGCCGCTGTCGTCCTGCGCTTCCGGGCCCTCGCGCGCGGACTCGTCGAGCGCGGAGCCGTCGAGAATCCGCCCGGCGCCACGGTCCACGCGTTCGCGCGCAGCGCGGGGCGCGTCTTCCCCGCATCGGCCGAAGCGCTCGAGGATGCCGCCGCCGGCTTCGACGACGTCCGGTACCTCCGCCGGCCGGGGAACGAGGAGCTCTACCGCCGCGTCGCGGCTGTCGACGAGGTCGTCGCGCGCAGCCGGCCGCGGGACCTCGAGCAGCTGGGAGCCGGGCGATGA
- a CDS encoding glycerophosphoryl diester phosphodiesterase membrane domain-containing protein has translation MTAYPAWTPASRPGIIPLHPLTFGTILGRSFAALRQNPRVLLGFALCVQAVAYIVVILAVGAVAVASFSRLDTLQPGTDDYEAVLAGSVAVTVVVGIVLGLAAGALGVLVQGVVVTEVAHAAVAEKLPLGRLWLRVKPVAWRLLAYAFLVLLVIVAAVAVAGFAIFGLGSVAPPAAAGLGILLVLAAIPLVWWLMVKLVLVPSAIILERATIGDAVGRSWRLTRGRFWSTLGILLLLSLIFGGIAQVVSIPFSFLSVAMSTVITPTGDPRVGEIIALIAGGLLSQAVVVLIQAVATVVQATATGLIYIDCRMRHEGLDLDLLAYVERRDAGAVGLPDPYLEHIGRVLAPRPAGYAPAYAPFPAGPGTMPFAAAPAPGTADPDPYRSGARHPAPAPAYPAYPAPPPAYAAYPPPPASAPYPPPPVSAAYPPPPAGAFPPPPPARHPQPDPQQRAATAPDEARSAPPSAPAQPTDGTDRESPWA, from the coding sequence GTGACCGCGTACCCGGCATGGACGCCTGCGTCGCGCCCGGGGATCATCCCGCTGCACCCGCTGACGTTCGGCACGATCCTCGGTCGCTCGTTCGCCGCGCTGCGTCAGAACCCCAGAGTGCTGCTGGGCTTCGCACTGTGCGTGCAGGCTGTCGCGTACATCGTCGTGATCCTCGCCGTCGGCGCGGTCGCCGTCGCGTCGTTCTCCCGCCTCGACACGCTCCAGCCCGGCACGGACGACTACGAGGCGGTGCTCGCGGGCTCGGTCGCCGTCACGGTCGTGGTCGGCATCGTGCTCGGACTCGCGGCGGGAGCCCTCGGCGTCCTCGTGCAGGGCGTCGTCGTCACCGAGGTCGCCCACGCCGCGGTGGCCGAGAAGCTGCCGCTGGGCCGGCTGTGGCTCAGGGTCAAGCCCGTCGCCTGGCGGCTTCTGGCATACGCGTTCCTCGTGCTGCTCGTCATCGTGGCGGCCGTCGCCGTCGCGGGGTTCGCGATCTTCGGCCTCGGCTCCGTCGCTCCGCCCGCCGCGGCGGGACTCGGCATCCTTCTCGTGCTGGCCGCCATCCCGCTGGTGTGGTGGCTCATGGTCAAGCTCGTGCTCGTTCCGTCGGCGATCATCCTCGAGCGGGCGACGATCGGCGACGCCGTCGGCCGGTCGTGGCGGCTCACCCGCGGGCGCTTCTGGTCGACGCTCGGGATCCTGCTGCTGCTGAGCCTCATCTTCGGCGGCATAGCCCAGGTCGTCAGCATCCCGTTCTCCTTCCTGTCCGTCGCGATGTCGACCGTCATCACGCCGACCGGTGATCCGCGGGTGGGCGAGATCATCGCGCTCATCGCGGGCGGCCTGCTGTCCCAGGCCGTCGTCGTCCTGATCCAGGCCGTCGCGACCGTCGTGCAGGCCACCGCGACCGGCCTCATCTACATCGACTGCCGTATGCGTCACGAGGGTCTCGACCTCGATCTGCTCGCGTATGTCGAGCGCCGGGATGCCGGGGCCGTGGGCCTCCCCGACCCCTATCTCGAACACATCGGGCGCGTCCTGGCGCCCCGCCCCGCCGGATACGCGCCGGCATACGCGCCCTTCCCGGCCGGTCCCGGCACCATGCCGTTCGCGGCGGCTCCCGCCCCGGGGACGGCGGACCCCGACCCGTACCGGAGCGGTGCCCGGCACCCGGCCCCGGCGCCCGCCTACCCCGCGTACCCGGCCCCGCCGCCCGCCTACGCCGCCTATCCGCCGCCGCCCGCCTCCGCCCCGTACCCGCCGCCGCCCGTCTCTGCCGCGTATCCGCCGCCGCCCGCCGGCGCGTTCCCCCCTCCGCCCCCCGCGCGTCACCCGCAGCCGGACCCGCAGCAGCGCGCGGCTACGGCGCCCGACGAGGCGCGGTCCGCGCCGCCGAGCGCGCCCGCGCAGCCGACCGACGGCACCGACCGCGAGTCGCCGTGGGCCTGA
- the mtrA gene encoding MtrAB system response regulator MtrA, translating to MTSRILVVDDDTALAEMIGIVLRTEGFDTVFCADGAKAVDAWRSERPDLVLLDLMLPGIDGIEVCTRIRQESGIPIIMLTARTDTADVVKGLESGADDYIVKPFNPKELVARIRTRLRPTSQPSNDTLRIGDLTVDVAAHEVRRGESPIALTPLEFELLVALASKPQQVFSREMLLEQVWGYHYKADTRLVNVHVQRLRAKVELDPDNPKIVTTVRGVGYRAGAVV from the coding sequence ATGACTTCACGCATCCTGGTGGTCGACGACGACACCGCTCTCGCCGAGATGATCGGCATCGTGCTGCGCACGGAGGGCTTCGACACGGTCTTCTGCGCGGACGGCGCGAAGGCGGTCGACGCGTGGCGGTCGGAGCGCCCCGACCTCGTGCTGCTGGACCTCATGCTGCCGGGGATCGACGGCATCGAGGTGTGCACGCGGATCCGGCAGGAGAGCGGCATCCCGATCATCATGCTCACCGCGCGAACCGACACCGCCGACGTGGTGAAGGGTCTCGAGTCCGGGGCCGACGACTACATCGTCAAGCCCTTCAACCCGAAGGAGCTCGTCGCGCGCATCCGCACGCGACTGCGCCCCACGTCCCAGCCGTCGAACGACACGCTGCGGATCGGCGACCTGACCGTGGACGTCGCGGCCCACGAAGTGCGCCGCGGCGAGTCGCCGATCGCCCTGACCCCGCTGGAGTTCGAGCTGCTCGTCGCCCTCGCCTCGAAGCCGCAGCAGGTCTTCTCGAGGGAGATGCTGCTGGAGCAGGTGTGGGGCTATCACTACAAGGCCGACACGCGGCTGGTGAACGTCCACGTGCAGCGCCTGCGCGCGAAGGTCGAGCTCGACCCCGACAACCCGAAGATCGTCACGACGGTCCGCGGCGTGGGTTACCGGGCCGGCGCGGTGGTGTGA
- the mtrB gene encoding MtrAB system histidine kinase MtrB, whose product MAALWRRSLRFRIVVVTLGLTAVAVLIACVLMALFIQNDLFVTRRDQALSDARRATTAAQETLDTANVQGADSAQLQSLMNSVYTTLVQQSSTDMISASRIDRTAPQAPQDFTVGGFDESLVTEGMRAAVRTNAAPQWWQSVALASTDGGTMPGIVVGQQLLVPEVGAYELYFAYDLGSADQTLAFVQGVLWVVGVALIVIIGGIAWFVLRSVTTPIGEAADTSARLAAGELTVRLPVKGEDELATLGRSFNAMADSIESQIKELADLSLVQQRFVSDVSHELRTPLTTIRLAADMINDQRDEFDPATARAAELLNAQVQRFETLLTDLLEISRYDAGSVQLELEPTSLAHLAEDVIASMHQLAEQHGTDVRLVAPGGYSPVDMDPRRVRRIVRNLLGNAIEHGEGRPIVVTVDSNQQAVALGVRDFGLGMRSEEVEHVFDRFWRADPSRTRTIGGTGLGLSIALGDARLHGGELAVWSELGRGSHFVLTLPRTSAPFTGTSPIRLEPIDETVEEFGRTEPIVVPAAPAPPDSRAVAPEAPPGVVGPAPTRGGVS is encoded by the coding sequence ATGGCCGCGCTGTGGCGTCGGTCGCTGCGGTTCCGGATCGTCGTCGTCACCCTGGGCCTCACGGCCGTCGCCGTGCTCATCGCGTGCGTGCTGATGGCCCTGTTCATCCAGAACGACCTCTTCGTGACACGGCGGGACCAGGCGCTGAGCGACGCCCGCCGGGCGACGACGGCCGCACAGGAGACGCTCGACACGGCGAATGTCCAGGGCGCCGACAGCGCGCAGCTGCAGAGCCTCATGAACAGCGTCTACACGACGCTCGTCCAGCAGTCCTCGACCGACATGATCTCGGCGTCCCGGATCGACCGCACGGCTCCGCAGGCGCCGCAGGACTTCACGGTCGGCGGCTTCGACGAGTCCCTCGTCACCGAGGGGATGAGGGCCGCGGTGCGCACCAACGCCGCACCCCAGTGGTGGCAGTCCGTCGCCCTGGCCTCGACCGACGGCGGGACGATGCCCGGGATCGTGGTGGGGCAGCAGCTGCTCGTCCCCGAGGTGGGGGCGTACGAGCTCTACTTCGCCTACGACCTCGGCAGCGCCGACCAGACGCTCGCCTTCGTGCAGGGCGTCCTCTGGGTCGTCGGCGTGGCCCTCATCGTCATCATCGGCGGCATCGCGTGGTTCGTCCTGCGCTCGGTCACGACCCCCATCGGCGAGGCGGCCGATACGAGCGCCCGTCTCGCGGCGGGCGAGCTCACCGTGCGGCTTCCCGTGAAGGGCGAGGACGAGCTGGCCACGCTCGGACGCTCGTTCAACGCGATGGCCGACAGCATCGAGTCGCAGATCAAGGAGCTCGCCGACCTCTCGCTCGTGCAGCAGCGCTTCGTCTCGGACGTCTCCCACGAGCTGCGCACGCCGCTCACGACGATCCGCCTGGCTGCCGACATGATCAACGACCAGCGCGACGAGTTCGACCCGGCGACGGCCCGCGCGGCCGAGCTGCTCAACGCCCAGGTGCAGCGCTTCGAGACGCTCTTGACCGATCTCCTCGAGATCAGCCGCTACGACGCGGGGTCGGTCCAGCTCGAGCTCGAGCCGACGAGCCTCGCCCACCTCGCCGAGGACGTCATCGCGTCGATGCACCAGCTCGCCGAGCAGCACGGCACGGACGTGCGCCTCGTCGCCCCGGGCGGGTACTCCCCGGTCGACATGGACCCCCGCCGCGTGCGCCGCATCGTGCGGAACCTGCTCGGCAACGCCATCGAGCACGGCGAGGGGCGACCCATCGTGGTGACGGTGGACAGCAACCAGCAGGCGGTGGCCCTCGGCGTCCGGGACTTCGGCCTCGGCATGCGTTCCGAAGAGGTCGAGCACGTCTTCGACCGGTTCTGGCGCGCCGATCCCTCCCGGACCCGCACGATCGGGGGAACCGGCCTGGGGCTGTCCATCGCGCTGGGCGATGCGCGCCTCCACGGGGGCGAGCTCGCGGTGTGGTCCGAGCTCGGCCGCGGCTCGCACTTCGTCCTCACTCTGCCGCGCACGTCGGCGCCCTTCACCGGCACGTCTCCCATCCGCCTGGAGCCGATCGACGAGACGGTCGAGGAGTTCGGTCGCACCGAGCCGATCGTCGTCCCCGCCGCTCCCGCGCCGCCCGACTCGCGCGCGGTGGCGCCCGAGGCGCCTCCCGGGGTCGTCGGCCCCGCTCCGACCCGTGGAGGGGTGTCGTGA